One region of Alcanivorax sediminis genomic DNA includes:
- a CDS encoding SIR2 family NAD-dependent protein deacylase, translating into MENTIPDWLLSDIKNGNTILFLGAGATIGASSTTGQDPVNGNQLRDILCDEYLGGELKDKSLSRVAELAKNGVGLKRVQQKITSLFSHLAPAPFHIKIPTFKWQAIFTTNYDTIIEKSYEQQKSSLQKPLVLAKNTSNLEKKLSAGGVVPIIKLHGCINHDNDDEIPFILASEEYAKHRNNRDQLFSLLSEWGRDYSIIFCGYDIEDPNIQQILFDLGDNSISRPSYVVARPGLHSAEISYWKSRRFIVFNDSFEKLIEYLDQNIDAEKRKLSMARNSGGISLNNGLDKLDKDTQDYINENVDYIYKALPCNKVPPEKFYRGLDDSWGAFSEDLDSHRNITDQLLIDIALDEKPDKPELYLLKGYAGSGKTVILKRFSWSSAHDYQRKILYIRPGSFVNPLLLINACEAIEDPIVVVDELYQNIEEINELIRLAEAKKTNIQVLTSARSNEWNIFGENLSSPIKAEYEVGHLTHHEIETLISKLKEKKQLEQNLLTEERVKELFTKFAHNLLLVGLYEAIDNGSLSDIVLDEYEKISSEEAKMIYRDIATLNQFRVPVRAGLISRINNINFTEFSQKLILPLEKVVKVEFSSKHRDHIYETRHPIIAENLFMQVFNEEEKKSSQIVRVIKSLNPAFQSDEEAISQLIRGKTLSQSFRNKHFVKNIYDAALENPLIEKSYIYHQMAVFELRHAGCDLSAAYSYICTSEDNAEEGRVSSAILHTKANIFRRRANASQLPPEKDKFRNEAKTILKGIINSRFGSPSISLLSNIYTDEISDELSKENSSESLIQELIKIVQDLIESGSQRFPSDQHIDEAEANLNKALGKDKKAIDIMERAVSKSGHEPSVTMRYTKLLKKAAPDQTDKIENFLKQSLSHYPMNKLINFELGHFYSKFDEEEKIKLSETHFKRSYSEGDERYLARFWHARQLYLLEKKEEAKSIFDYLSVARVSPEKKYEIVAPIKESGRTTFFPGSIHSTHDSFLFVQIDNLNDLIFCHHSIIKNCDKSKIAKGEKVKCEVGFNFKGPAVKNITFTR; encoded by the coding sequence ATGGAAAACACCATCCCGGACTGGTTACTTTCAGACATCAAAAACGGCAACACCATTTTGTTCTTGGGAGCAGGAGCAACAATAGGCGCCAGCTCAACAACGGGCCAAGATCCTGTTAACGGAAATCAACTACGAGATATACTTTGCGATGAATATCTTGGCGGGGAGTTGAAAGACAAAAGCCTTTCTCGAGTGGCTGAATTGGCCAAGAATGGGGTCGGCCTAAAACGCGTCCAACAAAAAATAACCAGTCTATTTTCTCACCTGGCTCCAGCACCATTTCACATAAAAATTCCAACGTTTAAGTGGCAAGCAATATTCACAACCAACTATGACACAATCATAGAAAAATCATACGAACAACAAAAATCGAGCCTTCAGAAGCCTCTTGTATTAGCAAAAAACACCTCCAACCTCGAAAAGAAATTGTCTGCAGGGGGCGTAGTACCAATCATCAAGCTTCATGGCTGCATAAATCATGACAATGATGATGAAATACCATTCATTTTGGCCTCAGAGGAATATGCCAAACATAGAAACAATCGTGATCAATTATTTTCGTTGCTTTCTGAGTGGGGAAGAGATTACTCCATTATATTTTGTGGCTATGACATTGAAGACCCCAACATACAACAAATTCTTTTTGATCTAGGTGACAACAGCATAAGCAGGCCATCTTATGTAGTCGCACGGCCAGGGCTTCACTCTGCTGAGATAAGCTATTGGAAATCTAGGCGCTTCATCGTTTTCAACGATTCATTTGAAAAACTCATTGAATATTTAGATCAAAATATTGATGCAGAAAAAAGAAAGCTATCCATGGCGAGAAATAGCGGAGGCATATCGCTAAACAATGGTCTCGACAAACTAGACAAAGACACTCAAGACTATATAAACGAAAATGTCGATTACATTTACAAGGCATTGCCATGCAACAAAGTACCTCCTGAAAAATTTTATCGAGGCCTTGATGACTCATGGGGTGCGTTTAGCGAAGATTTAGATTCGCATAGAAACATCACAGACCAACTATTAATCGACATCGCACTTGATGAAAAACCTGACAAGCCAGAACTATACTTGCTGAAAGGTTACGCTGGCTCCGGGAAAACGGTGATTTTAAAAAGATTCTCTTGGTCTTCAGCACATGACTACCAAAGGAAAATTTTATACATCAGACCTGGAAGTTTCGTAAACCCACTCCTCTTAATAAATGCTTGCGAGGCGATCGAAGACCCAATCGTAGTGGTCGACGAACTATATCAAAACATTGAAGAAATAAACGAACTTATTCGCTTAGCAGAAGCAAAGAAAACAAACATTCAAGTCCTTACATCTGCAAGATCAAATGAGTGGAATATATTTGGAGAAAACCTGAGCTCACCAATAAAAGCTGAGTATGAAGTAGGCCACTTAACACATCATGAGATCGAAACCCTCATATCAAAGTTAAAAGAAAAGAAGCAACTTGAACAAAATCTTTTGACTGAAGAAAGGGTTAAAGAACTCTTTACAAAATTTGCCCACAACTTACTTCTTGTTGGTCTTTATGAGGCTATAGACAATGGAAGCCTCTCCGATATTGTACTAGATGAGTACGAAAAAATATCTTCAGAAGAAGCAAAGATGATCTATCGTGACATTGCCACTCTAAACCAGTTTAGAGTGCCTGTTAGAGCAGGGCTAATCTCCAGGATCAACAATATAAATTTCACAGAATTTAGCCAAAAGCTAATCCTTCCCCTTGAAAAAGTTGTTAAAGTTGAATTCAGCTCAAAACATAGAGATCACATCTATGAGACCAGGCACCCAATAATTGCCGAAAATTTATTTATGCAGGTCTTCAATGAGGAAGAAAAAAAATCTTCACAAATCGTTAGAGTTATAAAGTCACTAAACCCCGCCTTCCAATCTGATGAAGAAGCAATATCGCAGTTAATACGAGGAAAAACACTGTCCCAATCTTTTAGAAACAAACACTTTGTTAAAAACATATATGATGCAGCACTAGAAAATCCCCTAATAGAAAAGTCATATATTTACCACCAAATGGCAGTATTTGAACTTCGCCACGCGGGCTGTGATCTATCAGCAGCATACAGCTACATCTGCACATCTGAAGATAACGCAGAAGAAGGAAGAGTAAGCTCCGCGATTCTCCACACAAAAGCAAACATATTCAGGCGAAGAGCCAACGCTTCTCAACTGCCCCCCGAGAAGGACAAGTTCAGAAATGAGGCCAAAACAATTTTGAAAGGGATTATTAACAGCCGCTTCGGATCTCCCTCTATATCTCTTTTGTCAAATATCTATACCGACGAGATCAGTGACGAGCTCTCCAAAGAAAATTCCTCTGAATCTCTAATCCAAGAATTAATAAAAATTGTTCAAGATTTAATTGAGTCTGGATCACAACGCTTCCCTAGTGACCAACACATCGATGAGGCCGAAGCCAATTTAAATAAAGCACTAGGCAAGGACAAAAAAGCCATCGATATTATGGAAAGAGCCGTTTCCAAGAGTGGCCACGAGCCCTCCGTCACGATGAGATACACCAAGCTCTTGAAAAAAGCTGCACCGGATCAAACTGATAAGATTGAGAACTTCTTAAAACAATCTTTATCTCACTACCCCATGAACAAGCTTATTAACTTTGAGCTCGGTCATTTCTACTCAAAGTTCGACGAAGAAGAAAAAATAAAGCTTTCCGAGACCCACTTTAAACGCTCTTACTCAGAGGGAGACGAGCGATACCTTGCAAGATTCTGGCATGCTAGACAGCTATACTTACTAGAAAAAAAGGAAGAAGCAAAATCAATTTTCGACTATCTTTCTGTGGCACGAGTTTCGCCCGAGAAAAAATATGAAATCGTTGCACCAATTAAGGAATCCGGAAGAACAACATTTTTTCCCGGTTCAATACACAGCACTCATGACTCATTCTTATTTGTACAAATTGACAATTTGAACGACTTAATTTTCTGCCATCATTCAATCATTAAAAATTGTGACAAAAGCAAAATTGCAAAGGGAGAGAAGGTTAAATGCGAGGTAGGCTTTAATTTCAAAGGGCCAGCTGTAAAAAATATCACCTTCACGCGATGA
- a CDS encoding RNA polymerase sigma factor sigma-70 region 4 domain-containing protein, producing the protein MGGLTPVPGCGHVFQGRYSSVLVEKQAYLLELARYIVLNPVRARMVHTAEEWPWSSYRGAIGLQALPEGVSTDWILASFGESRGEAIQAYKQFVQEGKDQPSPWEDLKNQVYLGSDAFVEQMVSKLDEQERLSEVPVIQRRRVAQSLSELAEMAPDRNSAIIAAHGSGAYSMKEIGDYFGLHYSRVSRIVRGARGKT; encoded by the coding sequence ATGGGAGGCCTGACCCCGGTTCCTGGTTGCGGGCATGTCTTTCAGGGTCGATACAGCTCGGTACTGGTTGAGAAGCAGGCTTATCTGCTGGAGCTGGCCAGGTATATCGTCCTCAATCCGGTTCGGGCGCGCATGGTCCATACGGCGGAAGAATGGCCATGGAGTAGCTACCGGGGAGCCATCGGCCTTCAGGCCTTACCGGAAGGGGTGAGCACAGACTGGATCCTCGCCAGTTTCGGTGAGAGCAGAGGCGAAGCTATTCAGGCTTACAAGCAGTTTGTCCAGGAGGGTAAGGATCAGCCAAGTCCGTGGGAGGATCTGAAGAACCAGGTCTACCTTGGCAGTGATGCCTTTGTTGAGCAGATGGTTTCAAAACTGGACGAACAGGAAAGGCTATCTGAGGTGCCTGTGATACAGAGGCGCCGAGTGGCGCAGTCCCTGTCGGAGTTGGCTGAAATGGCCCCGGATCGAAATAGTGCAATCATAGCGGCCCATGGTAGCGGTGCGTACAGTATGAAAGAGATAGGGGATTACTTTGGGTTGCACTACTCTCGGGTAAGCAGAATAGTGCGAGGGGCACGGGGCAAGACCTGA
- a CDS encoding tetratricopeptide repeat protein: MINTKIYKAVYSLAEKLMEADRKGNKAEFDSLYGQLETICTDNENTDKDHPEQWETLGDFTEDFDAALALYEKAMGKAKAINAKDHLASIGLSMARLQAELGQTQAAISSLEAAKVNANKLEDKELKAEIDALLEQLLEG, encoded by the coding sequence ATGATTAACACCAAGATATACAAGGCCGTTTACAGCCTGGCTGAGAAGCTGATGGAGGCGGACAGAAAAGGTAACAAGGCGGAATTTGATTCGCTGTATGGCCAGCTCGAGACTATCTGCACGGATAACGAAAACACCGATAAAGACCATCCCGAGCAATGGGAAACGCTTGGCGACTTTACGGAAGATTTCGATGCTGCGCTGGCGCTGTACGAAAAGGCCATGGGAAAGGCGAAGGCGATCAATGCCAAAGATCATCTTGCCTCCATCGGATTGTCCATGGCCCGGCTGCAGGCAGAGCTGGGACAAACCCAGGCGGCGATCAGCAGTCTTGAAGCGGCTAAAGTAAACGCGAACAAGCTGGAAGATAAAGAGCTGAAAGCCGAAATTGATGCGTTGCTTGAGCAGTTATTGGAAGGGTAG